From a region of the Castanea sativa cultivar Marrone di Chiusa Pesio chromosome 10, ASM4071231v1 genome:
- the LOC142613739 gene encoding acetylglutamate kinase, chloroplastic has product MLTSKSLINHHSPSLFSSKTPNTKTRITAFPFSHSPKPRSLSIKNSANESNSLSPKPSQFRVDILSESLPFIQKFRGKTIVVKYGGAAMKSQDLQASVVNDLVLLACVGLRPILVHGGGPEINLWLKRLNIEAVFRDGLRVTDSQTMEIVSMVLVGKVNKHLVSLINKAGAIAVGLSGMDGQLLTARPAPNSAQLGFVGEVARVDPTVLRPHIENGHIPVVTSVAADESGQPYNINADTVAGELAAALGAEKLILLTDVAGILEDREDPSSLVKEINIREVKQMIENEKVSGGMIPKVNCCVRSLAQGVRTASIIDGRLPHSLLLEILTDEGAGTMITG; this is encoded by the coding sequence ATGTTGACTTCAAAATCCCTAATAAACCACCATTCACCTTCCCTGTTCTCCTCTAAAACCCCAAACACCAAAACCCGCATCACCGCCTTCCCATTTTCCCACTCTCCAAAACCACGCTCTCTCTCCATCAAAAACTCCGCCAATGAATCAAACTCGCTCTCGCCCAAACCGAGTCAGTTCCGAGTCGACATTCTCTCTGAATCGCTGCCCTTCATCCAGAAATTCCGAGGCAAGACCATCGTTGTCAAGTACGGCGGCGCCGCCATGAAATCCCAAGATCTCCAAGCCTCCGTCGTCAACGACCTTGTCCTCCTCGCCTGCGTCGGCCTCCGCCCCATCCTCGTCCACGGCGGCGGCCCCGAGATCAACCTTTGGCTCAAACGCCTTAATATCGAGGCCGTCTTCCGTGACGGCCTCCGTGTCACCGATTCTCAAACCATGGAGATCGTCTCCATGGTCTTAGTCGGTAAAGTTAACAAACATTTAGTATCTTTGATCAACAAGGCCGGCGCCATTGCCGTCGGCCTCTCCGGAATGGATGGGCAGCTTCTCACAGCTCGGCCGGCTCCCAATTCCGCCCAATTGGGGTTCGTAGGCGAGGTCGCCCGGGTCGACCCTACCGTTCTGAGGCCGCATATCGAGAATGGGCATATTCCGGTAGTGACGTCAGTGGCTGCCGACGAGTCGGGGCAGCCTTATAATATAAATGCAGACACGGTGGCCGGGGAGTTGGCGGCGGCATTGGGGGCTGAGAAGCTGATTTTGTTGACTGACGTGGCGGGGATTTTGGAGGACCGAGAGGATCCAAGTAGTTTGGTGAAGGAGATTAATATTAGGGAGGTGAAGCAGATGATTGAGAATGAGAAGGTGAGTGGTGGGATGATTCCTAAGGTGAATTGTTGTGTTAGGTCACTTGCACAAGGGGTTAGGACGGCGAGTATTATCGATGGGAGGCTGCCCCATTCTTTGCTTTTGGAGATTCTCACTGATGAAGGAGCTGGAACCATGATTACTGGTTAA
- the LOC142613737 gene encoding DDT domain-containing protein DDR4, which produces MNGGRRTRAAAASEVAVEGTRPVVVKEGSAEEPMVVLDESHLESEVAKLRGRWELASVLNFLGVFEPVIGSGLKLSAEEIEMGLIKPNSSLAQLHIALLKGIPPVSKKLDGSDAWVAELCKKLGTWWPWVAEGETPLVAAKGEEIIPRYKQLDSTNRLLILKALCELRAHQDDTVSYINDALKQGNEVSSFRKDKIGGDGNGTSYWYDGNKTIGYRLYRELNIYPSKRNSKGKGCLTPSAINFQWETLATNLEEFRKVVDELSGSDVVAEVDVCKTIETDAIPILEKLQKNKERALKQKQRKALLLSNFANPYGAGITRTCRTRRPISYTFDEYDRAIDEAIQITKKGKTTAERKASRHESNGINSNGGQEKDTESKDSSGKKSDSMDYDAESDRLQEYNFDNENEDADYCGNEDADYCGKDDDISDGSDLGNYEADGNPVVKTKSLGAKNRLRQRPTHNSALNSDVVPDSDDENVPENTNKEISRDESFSPGSTAEEVSDS; this is translated from the exons ATGAACGGCGGTCGCCGGACCCGGGCCGCGGCGGCGAGCGAGGTCGCCGTGGAAGGAACGCGGCCAGTGGTGGTGAAAGAAGGAAGCGCAGAGGAGCCAATGGTGGTTCTGGACGAGTCTCATTTGGAATCGGAGGTTGCGAAGCTACGTGGACGTTGGGAACTAGCCTCCGTTCTCAATTTCCTCGGC GTTTTTGAGCCTGTGATTGGGAGTGGTTTGAAGCTATCGGCGGAAGAGATTGAGATGGGTTTGATTAAGCCAAACAGTTCGCTCGCTCAGCTTCACATTGCGCTTTTGAAG GGAATACCACCTGTAAGTAAAAAATTGGATGGTTCTGATGCGTGGGTGGCTGAACTTTGTAAGAAACTTGGTACTTGGTGGCCGTGG GTAGCTGAAGGGGAGACTCCATTGGTGGCAGCTAAAGG AGAGGAGATAATACCCAGATACAAACAGCTTGATTCAACTAATCGTTTACTCATTTTGAAGGCACTTTGTGAACTCCGGGCTCAT CAAGATGATACAGTTTCTTATATTAATGATGCTTTAAAACAAGGAAATGAAGTATCTTCTTTCCGCAAAGATAAGATAGGAGGAGATGGAAATGGGACTTCCTATTG GTATGATGGAAACAAAACTATTGGCTATAGATTGTACAGGGAACTGAATATATATCCATCAAAGAGAAACTCTAAGGGTAAAGGATGTTTAACTCCATCAGCTATCAACTTTCAATGGGAAACTCTTGCAACCAATCTTGAGGAATTTCGCAAAGTTGTG GATGAACTCTCAGGTAGTGATGTTGTAGCAGAAGTTGATGTTTGTAAGACAATTGAAACTGATGCCATTCCTATTCTTGAGAAGCTTCAAAAG AACAAAGAAAGGGCACTGAAACAAAAGCAACGGAAAGCATTGCTCCTGAGTAATTTTGCAAATCCTTACGGGGCTGGAATTACTCGCACTTGTCGCACTCGTAGGCCTATCAGCTACACATTTG ATGAATATGACCGGGCCATTGATGAGGCTATTCAAATAACAAA AAAGGGGAAAACTACTGCTGAAAGGAAGGCTAGTCGACATGAAAGCAATGGCATCAACTCTAATGGGGGCCAAGAAAAGGATACAGAGTCAAAGGATAGTTCTGGTAAAAAAAGTGACTCCATGGATTATGACGCTGAAAGTGACAGGCTTCAAGAATATAATTTTGATAATGAAAATGAGGATGCTGATTATTGTGGGAATGAGGATGCTGATTATTGTGGCAAGGATGATGATATTAGTGATGGTAGTGACCTAGGAAATTATGAAGCAGATGGGAATCCTGTAGTGAAAACTAAAAGCTTGGGTGCAAAGAATAGGTTGAGACAAAGACCCACTCACAATTCTGCCCTTAACTCTGATGTGGTACCTGATTCAGATGATGAAAACGTACCAGAAAATACTAACAAAGAGATATCAAGAGATGAAAGTTTTTCCCCAGGTAGTACTGCAGAAGAGGTCAGTGACAGCTAA